DNA from Luteolibacter yonseiensis:
TGATGGATTTCTCGCCACCGAGGATGATTCGTTGGAATGGTTGTTTCCGCTGGGGAACATCAATGATTCCAGCTATCCCGAATTCATTGGAGAAGTGGGGGCGTTGGCGATGGGTTCCTCCACTTATGAGTGGATGCTGCGCCATGCCGAGCAGGTCACGGCGGAAACAGGATCTCCCTGGCCCTACAGCCAACCGGTGTGGGTGTTCACAAGCCGCCCGCTTTCTCCGGTCGAAGGAGCGGACATCCGTTTTGTGAAAGGAGATGTGAGGCTGGTTTATTCACAAATGCGGGAGGCCGCGGCTGGGAAAAACATCTGGGTCGTGGGAGGTGGGGATCTGGCCGGGCAATTTCACGATGCGGGCCTGCTGGATGAAATCATTGTCCAAGTGGGTTCGGCGACTTTGGGCAAGGGAAAGCCCTTGTTTCCCCGCCGGGTGCTGAGTCCCGTGCTGCGACTGGTATCGGTGCGCCAGATGGGAAGCGGGATGGCGGAACTACGCTATGAGGTGGCGGGAAAAACGGGAGAGGATGATACGCTCACAACGCCATGACGATCCGACGCTACCTGCTTGGGGACGAGCATGACGTGTGGGATGTCTATTTCCGGGCGACTCACGAATCGAATTCCCGCGACTGCCATCAGGACCTGCTTCACCGGTGGGCTCCTGCCGATCAGGACATGGGGGAGTGGCGCGAGCGCTGCATCCTGAAAAGTCCGTTCCTCGCGATGGTGGACGACCGTATCGTGGGATTGGCGGAACTGGAGAAAGATGGGTTCGTGGATTATTTTTATGTGAGCCCTGATTTCCAAGGACAGGGGATCGGTTCCGGATTGCTTGTCAGGCTGGAAGAAGAGGCTCGGGGAATGGGATTGCCGCGACTCACCGCGGAGGTGAGCCTGACGGCGAAGGACTTTTTCGAGTCGAGGGGTTTCGTGGTTACGGAAGCGAGAATGAACCTGATCATCGGGCACCCTGCTCCGAATTTCGCGATGACAAAGGAGCTTTGAACTCCTTGGAGTTTTTCTCCCCGTGACGGCCGGGTGGTGAACGATTTGCGGTTTTTCCGTCCCTCCGGCGCACATTTCAGCATTGCCACGGAAGGGGTTCGGGAGACGATGGCGGCGCATGGCGTATTTGGCTGACAGAGCTTATGAGATGATCTCCTCCGCACACGGGCGGGGCAGGCTGGCGCACGCGTTCCTCATCAGCGGGGCGCATGGCAGCGGAAAGGAAAATTTGGCAGCCCGCCTGATCCAACTGGTGAACGGGGGGGGCGAGTCGGGAGGCATCGACCTTTTCGGCGAGCCGGTGGTTGTGGAGACTCCTCCGCTGGACGAGCTGGAGAGCGGCTGGGTGCGCATCGTGCGGCCCCGCATGAAATCCAGGCGCATCGGTGTGGATGAGATCCGGGATCTGGAACAAACGCTGCATCTCGCCGCGCCGGGGGGGGCTTTCAAGGTGGGGGTCATCACCGAGGCGGACCGCATGAACGACCAGGCGGCGAACGCATTTTTGAAAACACTGGAAGAACCGCCGCAGAATACGCTGCTGCTCCTGCTGACGGCGAATCCACAGCGGCTGCTGCCGACGATCCTTTCCCGTTGCGTGCGGCTGCCGTTGCTCGGCGGACGGGCGTTGCTGGCGGACGGCGGTGCGGAGCTTGTCGCCGCCCTGAACGCCGCGGCGTCGCGGGGCTTCGGCACGCCGGTGGCGGCGCTGCACCTGAAGGCGGTTTTCGCTTCGTTCTTGTCGGACTTCCGCGAGCAGGCGGACGCCGCGGCGAAGGCGGCGGAGAAAGAAGAGGTCTCCGCGTATCGCGATGGCACGGACGGCAGGTGGTTGAAGGAGCGGGAGGATTTTCACAAGGCCGCCGCGGAGGCGGAATATCTGGACGGGCGGAACCGCCTCTTCGACGTGCTGATGGCCTGGATGGCGGATCTCCTGCGGATGAAGGTGGATGCCGGGGGACTGGATTTCCCCGAGTCGGCACCCGCCTTGCGCGGCATCGCCGGATCGGAGACGGAGGCACGCCTGCTCCAGCGGATGGAGGCGCTGGATTCCCTGCGGCGGACCCTTGAGACAAACGCCTTCGAGCCGCTGGCGATCGAGGTGGGGTTCCTGAAGGCCTTCGGCTAGCCTCCCCGGTCTCACCGCGCCATCACCACCCGCCACGTGGCCAGCAGCGTGAGCGCGCCGCCCGCCATCTGGATGGCATGGAACCGCTCGCCGAAGATGAGGAAGCTTCCCACCGCCGTCGTCAGTGGCAGCAGCATCTGCAACGATGATCCCCGGGATACCGACATGAACTGATAGGCCCGTGTCATGATGAGCTGGGCGAAGGTGACGATGACCGCCCCTGCCGCCAGTCCCACCCAGGCCGCCGCGGGCAGGACGGGGAGCTTCACCACGGCGGGTGCGGCGATGGCGATGCTGTAAACGGCCTGCGAGGCATAGATCGTCGCCGGGTGCTCCTCATGGCGCAGCCGCCGGATGATCACGATGACCCACCCGGAGCCGACCGCTCCCGCCAGCGCCAGCCAATCGTATGGCGCGGGAGCGCCCAGGCGGCCGTTGTCACTCAGGAAAACGACCAGTCCGCAGAAGCCGACGAGCATCCATGCCATCGCGGCGCGGTTGAGATGTTCCTTCAGCCAGACCGCGGCGATGATGCTGGCGAAGATCGGGTAGGTGAGATTGATGATGACGGCCCTTCCCGCTCCCAGCTTGATGACGGTGATATAGAACGCGACCGTGCTGAGCGCGCCGACGATGCCCCGCGTGACGATGAGCCTGCCCTTGAACAGCCGCATCGGATTCAACCCGCGGCCGAATCCGAAAAGAGCGAACACCACCGCGATGCCCACCGTGCCACGGAACAGCATGGCCACCCAGCCGTCCGCCCCGGGGAAGTGGAGGGCGACGGCGCGGATCGTCAGGGTGTTCGTCGCGAAAAGGACGACGGACGCGAGCATCCATGAGATGCTGCGGCGGTCGAAGGAGTCATCGTTTTTCAAGTGCATGTCGGTGTCCGGTGGAAACCGGAACATCCGGGCGACAGGCGGGACTCGGATCGATTCCCCGGAACCTGCCGCGTGGCGGGCGTTCCGGAGAGGGTGCGGTGTTTTTCCGCTCAGTCTCCATGCGCCTGCACCTGCCGCCAAATCATGGCGGCGGGGGCTTTAACTCGGAGACTGGCGAGGGAAATCATCGGGCGGAGGATGTGGCAGGGATTCAAACCGACGTCAATCCCGCAACCGGAAATCAGACGGTTTCCTCAGGCGCACTTCGGACACACGCCGAAGAATTCCAACTCGTGGTAGAGATTCCGGAAACCGGTTTTCTCGCGGATCTCATCCTCCAACTGGTGCACGGGGCAGGGGGCCTTGATCGGCTCGATGCTGCCGCAACTCGTGCAAATCAGGTAGTCGCTGTGTTTTCCCGGAACAAGCAGGGTGAAGTAGGCCGCCCGCTCGTGGAGGCCCAGGCGGCGGACCACGCTGTGCTCGGCGAGCCGCTGCAGCAGGCGGAAAACGGTGGCCTTGTCGCATTGCTCGGTGAGGCGCTTGGAGGTTGCAAGTTCGGTGAGCGTCATCGGCCGCGCGCTTTCCAGCAACGTGCTGATGAGTTCCTCCAGCGCCTTGGTGCGGCGGAGTCCCGCCTGGCGGCAGCGCTCGATGGTTTCCTTGACGACGGGATTCATGACTGGCGGGAACGTAACAGCGGATGATCCCAAAACAAGCACTTGTCCGATACATGAAATAGAGGGGCCGCAACGGATGGGAGGAAATGGTGAACGGCACCGCTACCGTGGAAACCCCGCAACTCCGCGCGCCGGGAAGAGCTTGGGGGGAACGGACTGAGACAATTGGAAGGCCGCACAGGGAAATCAGCGGGAATTTTCGAAAATTCCCGTGGTTGTCACCTGCTAAATTTTTCCGTCGACCGGGGATTTCCTGCTTGTCAGGGCGGCGGAGGACAGTCTGCCCAAAAACTACCCATTTAGAGAGTAGCTACAATGCCCATCCATTGGGTAGGTTGTAAAGTCCATTCCTTGAATGACCCTCCACAAGGAAAGCCCCAAAAAAACCCATATTCATGAAACCCAATCGTTCAAATCCATTGCATCTCCGTATCCTCGCCGCAGGCTTCACCTCGCTCATCGTGCTGAGCGGAAGCGCCCCAGCCGCGGATGTTTTCAAGGCCAACAATCCCCTCAACCTCAACCAGACTTCGAGCTGGGTGAGCGGATCCCTTCCAACCGCGGCGGACGTCGCCGTGTGGGACAACACGGTGACGGGAGCGATGAATCCCGGGTTGGGCGCGGATGCTTCCTGGCTCGGCATCAAGGTTCTCAACCCGACGGGACTTGTCAGCATCGGCACCGGTACGAGCGCGCTCACCCTGGGTGCCTCGGGCATCAACATGGCCGCCGCCACCGAAAATCTGGTTCTTGCTCCCGGGACTCTGAACCTTACGACGAACCAGACTTGGAACGTGGCGGCCGGCCGTGAGATCCGTCTGGCCGGCATCTCGCCCGGACTCGCCAATTCCAATGTGGATGGCACGGGAGTCGTCACGGTGCAGGGGGGTGGAACTGTGGACGCCAACCAGGGAACGGCCGCAGGAACGGGGCTGGCCGGATTCAGTGGCAAATGGATCATCGAGAACAACACCACCCTTCGCGGCACGGGAACCGGAGCCTTGGCATGGGGGACGAGCACCGCGGCGGACACCATCACCCTCAAGGGAGGGACGCTGGCGGTGGGCGGTCTTTCGGGAACCGACGCGAGTTACACCTGGCCGCAACCGATCTCGCTCGCGGATGCCACCACTTCAAGAATCAGTGGCCAGAATACCGCGGTTGGCGCCACCGCGCGTGAATTGATCCTGACAGGCGCCATCACAGGCACCGGCAATCTGAACTTTGGCAAAACACAAACCGGCGGCCAGGTTTTCGTCCTCAACAATCTCTCCAACACCGCAGGGGTGAGGAACAACGTGATGGGCACGGGAACCATCACCGTAACAGGTGTGACGCTTCAGCCGCGGGCGGCTGGAACCAACAACGTCATCATCCACAACAACAACATCAAGCTCGTCGGAGGCACGTTGATCAGTGACGATGCGCAACAAACCTTCGCCGGCACGATCACGCTCGAAGGTGTGAACAACGTACAGGCGCGTTGGAATGACAAGCCCGTTACCTTCACCGGAGCGCTTGTGGATGGAACCGCCCCCGGCAGCCTGACTTTACTCGGCGGCATCACCAAGCTTCATGGGGTCAATTCCTACACCGGATGGACCACCCAGGACGGCGGGCAGCTGAGCGTCACTCCCGACACGGTTGGCGCGACTTCGTCAATCGCCTCCCTCCGCACCCGGAGCGATGTATTGTTGGGAAACAACGTTCTTTTCAACATCACCTCGGGGACCTTGTTGCAGCGCATGACCAACGGTTTCTGGATCAAGGCGTCCGGAACCGGCGCGGTCGGCCGGCTCACCTCGAGCTCCGGCACCTTGAACCTTTCCTCGGTGGACGCCAACTGGGTCACCACCACCGGCATCCTCACCGGTGCGGACCACCAGATCCAGACTCCCATTGTTGATTTCAACGGCAGCACCCCTCTGTTGCTGACGAAAAGCGGTGTGAACAATGTCGCGCTCACCACGGCCAACACCCACACCGGTGGCACGACCGTCAACGCGGGACGGGTCCAGGCGAACAACGCGGCAAGCTTCGGCACGGGCACCGTCACCGTCGCGTCGGGCGGGCAGGCGTGGCTCAACGCCATCGGCGGAACCTACACCAACAATTTCACGATCACCGGCGCGGGTCCTACGGAAACCCTCACCACCCCGGTGGCCGGCGATACCAACTATGGAGCCATCCGTTTCAACAACAACACCATCAGCGGAAACGTCACCGTCGGCACGGGAGGCGCCCGCATCACCGGGGTGAGCGCGGGAGGCACCATCACCGGAACATTGACCGGATCGGAGCCCTTGGAAATCAACAGCACGGATGCCGCCGCGGCGAATGCGAACGGAACGGTGACGTTGGCGGGCAATGCCTCCGGCTACACCGGCACCGTCACCGTGAGCAGGGGCGGACTCACCATCGGGGGAGCCTTCGGCGGTTCCGTCGTGAAAAACAGCGGCACCACCCTGACGGTGAACGGAACCCATGCGGGAGCCCACACCCACACCACCGGCATCCTCCAGGGAACCGGCACATTCTCCACCGGCCTGACCCTGAATGGCGCGACGCCTGCGGACGTGCTCAACATCGTCCCCGGTGCGCTCCATGTCACAGGCGGACTCACCCTGTCCGGCACCACCACCGTCCGGGCCAGCGGCTTGGGAGGAAACATCCCTGTCATCCATTATACCGGAGCCCTCACCGGAACCTCCGCGAACCTCTTCCTTGAAAACGCCGCCAGTTTCCGTCCGGGAACGCAGTTCAACACCAGCGTTCCGGGAATCATCACCCTCGATGTCGTGGGTGTCCCGATCACCTGGACCGGCTCCATCAACCGCGATTGGAACACCACGGTCTCCAACTGGGACAAGAGCGGCAGCCCGGACAAATATTTCCAATCCGACATCGTCACCTTCAACGATGCTGGATCCGGCACGATCAACATCATCGGCAACATCGCCCCGCGCTCGATCACGATCAACAACACCGGCAGCAACCACTATACCTTCAGCGGCGATGCGAACAACCTCATCAGCGGAACCACCGGCATCACCAAGACCGGAGATGCGAATCTGACGCTGACCAGCAGCAACAGCTTCCTGGGAGCGGTTTCCCTCGGCAGCGGGACCGACAGCGGCGGGCTCAGCACCTTCGCCGCCCGGCAGGTGTACTCCGGCGGCACCACCATCAGTGGAAATGGCACGGTACTCGATCTCACCGCGGGCGGGGGAGCGGGCGGAGTCATCCGTGGAACGGTGAACATCACCAATGGCGGTATCCTTCGCCTGACCACCGGTGACGCCACCGGCTACAGCGGAGGCTCGGACAGCATCACCGTGATGAACATCAGCAACGGTGGCGCCCTGGAAATCAACAACGGGGCCAACAACCAGACCTTCGGGAACATGGCCATCACCATGAAGGGTGGCAACATCACCAAGGGAGAGGGGGCCGCCGCCTACAACGGCAGCTTCGACATGTTCAACGGCAGCGCCTCGATCACCACCCTCGCATCGCCGGACACGTCCATCATCGAGTCGGGGGTGAACATTGGTCTCCGCCAGCCCAACACGGTCATCACCACGGCCGCGGGGACGACCTCCACCGGCATCGATCTCCAGATCAACGGCAGCATCAACAATTCCCCCATCAGCTTCGCCAATCCGAATCTCACGAAGGAAGGTCCGGGGACGCTTTGCCTGAACAACTACGCGGTCTCCGGAATCGGAAACTCCACGGTTTACACCGGCACCACGACCATCAACGCCGGCACCCTTATGGTTGGCGACGGCGGAACCAACGGCATCATCGGCACGGGACCGATCGTCGACAACGGCACGCTCGCATTCAACCGCTCCGATGATCTCGCTCCGGCCAACGTCATCACCGGCACAGGCGCGCTGGTCCAGCAGGGCACCGGGGTGCTCACCCTCACCGGCGGAGGCACCCGCTCGGGTGACACCGTCGTGAATGCGGGTCGCCTCAACATCGGTGCCACACCGTTCACCGCGTCCACCTTCCGGGTGAACGCGGGGGGCACCCTGGGCACGAACGTCGCTCCCGCGAACAGCACAGGCACCATCGCCGGGCTCAGCTTCAACGGCGGAACCGCATCCCTGCGGGTGAATTCCACAACTTCCGACAAGCTGGCGGTCACCGCGACGAACGGCTTCAGCGTCGCCTCCCCGTCATCGATCTCGCTCATTCCCTCGGGCAATCTCCAGTTGAACGACGTCATTCCACTGATCGACTACGAAGGCGCGATCGGCGGAGCGAGCGGTTTCGCCGGGCTTTCCATCGTGGCCAGTGGAAATCCCCACCTTGCCTTCACCCTTCAGAACAACCTTGTGGATACCCGCGTGGAAGCGAAGGTCACCGCCGCGGACACGCTCGTCTGGGCCGGGAATGTGGACGGTTTTTGGGATGAGGAAGCCACCCCGAACTGGAAGACCTCCTCGAACGGATCGTCCAGCAAGTTCTACGACTTCGACAGGGTGAGGTTCACCGATGCCGCGGGTGCCGCCAACACCACGGTGACCCTGGCCGGAGAGATCATCCCGAACACCGTCGAGTTCGACTCGACATTCGACTACCTGCTGGAAGGGGAGGGCATCCATGGCGTCGCCACGTTGGTGAAAAACAACACCGGCAAGACGACGTTGAACAATCCCAACACCTATACCGGACCCACGACCATCAACGCGGGCACGCTGGAGCTGGGTGACCAGGGCGACCTGGGAGCCACCGCCATCACCAACAATTCGATCCTGGTTTACAACCGCACGGATGCCCCGGTTTTCGACCAGGTCATCTCCGGCACCGGCCAGCTCGTGAAGCGCGGGACCGGCAGCGTCACCCTGGATGGTGCAAGCACTTTCTCCGGCCCGGTTCTGGTGGAAGAGGGAACGCTCATTGTCGGAAACGGCACACCGCTCGGCGGTGTCGCGAGCGGTGTCACCGTGGCAAATGGCGCCGAGCTCAACATCAACGGCAAGACCCTGCCCGTGGGGGAAACGGTCTCCTTCGCCGGCATCGGGACTGCCGGTGGAAACGGATTCTCCCTCAAGGGAGGCGGCCTCATCCAAGGAACTGTGAACCTGTCGGGTGACGCCACGGTCGGCGATCTCGGAACCGGCACGCTCAATTTCGGAACGGGTGGCGCGCCCGTGAACATCACCGGTGCGCACACCCTGACCAAGGCGGGTGCCGACAAGGTCTGGTACCGGGCTCCGGAAAACGGTGCCGGAAACACGCTTGGAGCGCTGGTCATCAACGGCGGGACCTTCGGCATCGAGGCGAATGACAACGGACTCAACGGGGTGCCTGTCACGGTGAACGCGGGTGGCATCTTCGCCGCATGGGCCAAGGCGGACGGTCTCACTCCGTCCTCCCAGAACAACGCGATCACGCTGAATGGCGGTGCCGTCGGTGCGGATTTCAGCGGTGTGACGTGGACGGGGCCGGTCACCCTCACCGCGGACAGCGGTCTTGGAGCCGCGGGCTCCGGCATGAACTTCACCATCTCCGGTGTCATCTCGCAGACCGGCGGCTCGTTCGGCCTTACCAAGACCGAAACCAGCACGGCCACCCTGACCGCCATCAACACCTACACCGGAAACACCACCGTCAATGCCGGAGGCATCAACCTCGCCGACAATGCCGGACTCAAATTCGTCATCGGAGCGAATGGCGTGAACAACAAGATCACCGGAGCGGGGACCGCCATCATCGACGGGGACTTCACGCTTGATCTCACCGGGGCCGCCACCGCGAACGGAAACAGCTGGACCCTGGTGGACACCGCCACCAAGACCTTCGGTTCCACATTCACCATTCAGGGACTCACAGAAAGCGGCGACGTCCATACGGGTGTCATCGGAGGCAATGTCTGGACCTTCACGGAGGCCACGGGTGTGCTTTCGGTGGCGACATCCTCGGGTGGCTACAATTCATGGGTTGCCAACTACCCGACGCTGCCCGTCAACCAACGCGGACCCAACGCCGATTACGATGCGGACGGACTGAGCAATCTGCTTGAATACACCCTCGGTGGCAGTCCGGTGCTCGTGGATGCCGCATCCATCGCTCCGACGGGAACCCGCAGTGGCTCGAGTTTTGTCGTCACCTTCAAACGTAGCGACGCTTCCGAGGCGGACACCACCCAGACCGTACAATACGGAAGCGATCTCGCGGGCTGGACGAATGTTCCGATCGGCGCATCACCGGGAGCGGGCATGGTGGTGATCACCGAAAACGCCCCGACCGCCGAATTGGATACCGTCACCGTCACCATCCCGACATCCGGCAACACCAAGTTCTTCGCCCGCCTCCGGGTGACGCAACCCTGAGAACACTCCCCTCCCCGGAATCATCCCCTCCGGAGTATCCTCCGGGGGGGGATGACACTTCAGGTGGAGTCCGCCGGCTTATTTCAATTCACATCCTTCCTTGCGGAGGATGTGAATTGCCGCATTCGGGGTGGAATTCTCAACCCGTGGTTCTCAGGCCGGAAGCGATCGCATTGATGGACAGCAGCAGCTTCGGCAGCAGAGCGTCCGCCTCGGTGGAATTTTCCGCCGCCACATGACCGCGCCACTCGCGCAGAAGCGCGATCTGCTGCTGGTGGAGCACGCGCAGCGGGGCTTCGCGGATGTCCAGGGTCTTCGCCATCCGGGGACGGCGTGTTTTCATGTCCCCATCGAAAAGCTCCGCCAGCAGGGTCTTTGTTTTTTCAAACTCGGTGAGGATCATTCCCAGGAACCTGTCCCGGAGCTCCACATCTTCCACGAGGCCGGCATAGTCGCTCATGAGTTCCAGATTCGCCGACGCGAGGTTCGTTTCCACGTTGGTCAGCACATAACTCATGAAGGTGGAATGTGGCAGGGCCTCCTTGAATTTCGCGAAGTCCCCGGGCGATTCCTGCTTCAGTTTCTCCAGACCGCTCCCGACCCCGAACCAACCGGGCAGATAAAACCGCGCCTGCGTCCATGAGAACACCCATGGAATGGCGCGGAGATCGCTGATGGAAAATCCCTTCTTGCCAGTCCGTCGGGCGGGGCGGGAACCGATGCGCGAGTTTTCCAGAGCGTCGATCACCGTCGCCTGACGGTAGAATTCGATGAATCCCTCCGCCTTGAGGAAATTCTGGTACGCCGCCTGGCTGGTATCGCCGAGCCGTGCCATGAACGCCTGGCACGGGTCTTCCACCGGGGGCAGGTGACGATGATGCGCCGTCGTCACCGCCGCACCGGCGAGAAGAAGTTCCAAATTGTAAGTCGCGTTTGCGAGGTTCGCATACTTCTGGGCGATGGTCTCACCCTGTTCGGTCATGCGGAAGCCGCCGCTCATCGCTCCGTTCGGCAGCGCGGCCATGAACCAGTGCGTGGGCCCCGCTCCACGGGAGATCGTGCCGCCCCGGCCGTGGAAAAAGCACAGGTTCACCCCGCTGTCCCGACCTACCTGGGTGAGGGCTGTCTGCGCGCGTTGAAGCGCGAACTGGGCCGCCAGGATTCCACAGTCCTTGTTGGAATCCGAGTAGCCGAGCATCACCTGCTGGTTCCCGTCCGCCGGTGAACGGCGGGTGAGGGGATGTTCCAGGAATGCCTTGAGGATTCCCGGCGAGCGGTCCAGATCATCCATCGTCTCGAAGAGCGGCACGACCTGCAGCGGACACACCAGCCCCTCGGGCGTCAGATCGACAAGGCCCGCCTCCCGCGCCAGCAGATAAACTCCGAGCAGATCGGAGAGCTTGCGGGTCATGGAGACGATGAGTGCTCCCACCCCGTTTGTTCCCCAGTGTTTGCGGTGCCTTACCAGCACCCGGTAGGTGTCCAGCACATCGTCCGCTTCGGTGCCCACGCGCAGGTCGTTATGGATGAACGGCCGGGTGGAGAGCAGTTCGGTATTGAGGAAATCCAGCCGACGCTCCTCGGGCCAGCTCGCGTAGTTCTCCCCGTCCTCCACTCCGGCGGCGGTCAGCAACTGGCTGATCGCCTTGTCGTGGAATTCCGAGTTCTGGCGGATGTCCAGCGTCGCCAGATGGAAGCCGAACATCTCCAGCTTGTGACGGATGGGACGGATGGCATCCTCCTCCAGCATGTGGCACCCCGCTCCGGCGAGGGTGCGGGACAGCAGGTTCAGATCGTCCGTCAGGCACGCGGTGTTGCGATAGCCCGGCTTGCCCTTGATCTGCTCGCGCAGGCGCAGGGCCATCAGCAGGGCGAGCTGCCTCCACGGCTCCTCTTCGTGGCGGTGGAGGATTTCCTTCACTGCCTCGGGGGATTCCACCGTTTTCGCAAGATGGTCGATGCGGGCCTGGAGTTCGCCAGGAACCGGGGTGAGGTAACGGGACAGCGTGAGCTGCGTGGAAAGTTCCGCCAACTCGCGTTCCAACAATTTGAAAGCCGAGTGCCGCAGTTCCTTCAGGGTTTTTTCCGTCACCTCGGGAGTCACCAGCGGATGCCCGTCGCGGTCGCCGCCGATCCAGGTGCCGAAGATCAGGCGCGGGATGTTGCCCGCCGAGCGCAACATTTCCAGCGGCAGCCCGGCATCCCGCCAGGCTTCGGTGAAATGCAGGTCGAGCCGGTTGATCGCCGCGGGGAAAAGGTCGCGCAGGTAGTGCGTCGCATTCCGCAATTCGCTGGTGATGTCCGGGCGGACCAGGTGGATCTCCGCGGTGCGCCACAAGGTTTCCAGCGTCGTCACCACCCGCTCGCGGATGCGGCGTCGCTCGCGCTCCGTATATTTGGGAAACTCATTCCGCACCATTTCGCCATACAAGGCGCGGTGGCGCTCGCGGATGCTGGAGCGCTTCGCCTCGGTCGGGTGGGCGGTGAGGACCGGTTCCACCTGCACGTCCTTCAGAACGGCGAGAATCTGCTCCGGAGTGAGACCCATCCCCTTCAGATCGCGCAGCGCCTGCGGCCACAGGCCCCGGATGGACTCCGCGCCCAGCGCTTTTTCCCGCTCCCGGCGGATCTCGGCGGCCACGCGTTCCTCAACCATGTTGAGCAACTGGAAACCGATCGAATAAAGCTGCGGCAGTCCTTCCGGTGCGGCAGAGATGTCCGGAACGCGGCCCGACCACGGCAGATAGGGCAGCAATTCCGTCTCTCCCGTGCTCACCAAGGCATCCTCCAGGCAACCCAGCAGGTATTGCAGGCGCTCGTCGATGAGGTCGAATCCTTCGAGCCGGAGTTGTTCGCGGGTGGAGTTGCTGGCGGTATCAGTCATGGGCGCGCGGGATTTAGCACGAACCAAGCCGAATCGGAAAGCGCATAGAAATTCGAAGACGGATTTCTTTTTTCCGTCATTTGTCCGATGACTGTGACAAAAACATGACAAGTGCGGGGGAAATCCTGTCACTCTCTCCCGCGATGGCCACTGCCCGGGCACC
Protein-coding regions in this window:
- a CDS encoding phosphoenolpyruvate carboxylase, with protein sequence MTDTASNSTREQLRLEGFDLIDERLQYLLGCLEDALVSTGETELLPYLPWSGRVPDISAAPEGLPQLYSIGFQLLNMVEERVAAEIRREREKALGAESIRGLWPQALRDLKGMGLTPEQILAVLKDVQVEPVLTAHPTEAKRSSIRERHRALYGEMVRNEFPKYTERERRRIRERVVTTLETLWRTAEIHLVRPDITSELRNATHYLRDLFPAAINRLDLHFTEAWRDAGLPLEMLRSAGNIPRLIFGTWIGGDRDGHPLVTPEVTEKTLKELRHSAFKLLERELAELSTQLTLSRYLTPVPGELQARIDHLAKTVESPEAVKEILHRHEEEPWRQLALLMALRLREQIKGKPGYRNTACLTDDLNLLSRTLAGAGCHMLEEDAIRPIRHKLEMFGFHLATLDIRQNSEFHDKAISQLLTAAGVEDGENYASWPEERRLDFLNTELLSTRPFIHNDLRVGTEADDVLDTYRVLVRHRKHWGTNGVGALIVSMTRKLSDLLGVYLLAREAGLVDLTPEGLVCPLQVVPLFETMDDLDRSPGILKAFLEHPLTRRSPADGNQQVMLGYSDSNKDCGILAAQFALQRAQTALTQVGRDSGVNLCFFHGRGGTISRGAGPTHWFMAALPNGAMSGGFRMTEQGETIAQKYANLANATYNLELLLAGAAVTTAHHRHLPPVEDPCQAFMARLGDTSQAAYQNFLKAEGFIEFYRQATVIDALENSRIGSRPARRTGKKGFSISDLRAIPWVFSWTQARFYLPGWFGVGSGLEKLKQESPGDFAKFKEALPHSTFMSYVLTNVETNLASANLELMSDYAGLVEDVELRDRFLGMILTEFEKTKTLLAELFDGDMKTRRPRMAKTLDIREAPLRVLHQQQIALLREWRGHVAAENSTEADALLPKLLLSINAIASGLRTTG